The genomic window TCCAACCGCTGGTGCCGTCAGGTGCTCGCTCCGCTCGTTCAGGAGCATCGACGAGTACCTTCAAGACTCCTGAATTCTGCTGTGAGCAACAGCACAGGGAAACGGCACAGGACCGCGCGAGATCCGTTCTGCCGTGCCCCTGTTCGGTTCCTCCGGGTCCAGCACCGCGGTGGCACGCGCGCCGCCGGAGCGGTCACTCCTCGCCGAGCGCAGACCGGCTGCCGTCCAGCAGGGGCCGCCAGTCCTTCGACGGCCGCGCGAAGTAGTACCCCTGCATCACCTGGATGCCCTCGGCCCGCAGGCACTCCAGGTCGCCGCGGTGCTCCACGCCCTCCGCCACGAGTTCCAGACCCAGGTCGTGACTGAGGCTCACCATGGCCCGTACGATCGCCGCGCTCTTCCCGCGCGGCTCGCGGACCATCTGCCGCACGAACGACCGGTCCACCTTCAGGCCACTGAGCGGAAACTGCGACAGGTACGCCAGACTGCTGTACCCGGTGCCGAAGTCGTCCAGCATGACCCGCACGCCGTCCGACCGCAGCGCGTCGAGGACCCGCGCGGTGCGGTCGGGGTTGAGCATCATGAGGCTCTCGGTGATTTCCAGTTCCAGCAGCTCGGGGGGCAGGTCCGCGTCCCGCAGGGCCGCCCGCACGGTCTCCAGCAGGTCCTGACTGGCGAACTGCCGCGCCGAGAGGTTCACCGCGACCCGCACGCCGCCCCACCCGCTCGCCGCGCGGCAGGCCTCGCGCAGCACCCACGCGCCCACCTCCACGATCTGATCACCGCGTTCGAGAATCGGCATGAACGTACCCGGCGCCTGCAGGCCGTGTTCGGGACTGTGCCAGCGCAGCAGCGCCTCGGCGCTCACCACCCGGCGCGCGTGGGTGTCCACCAGCGGCTGGAAGTGCAGCTCGAACTCCCCGCGGGCCAGCGCGCGCGACAGCGCGCCCTCCAGCCCGGCGTGCGCGTGCGCGGCCGCGTCGAACTGCACCACGCGCTCGCCCTGCGCCTTGGCGTCCAGCAGCGCGAGTTCCGCCGCCTGCCGCAGCGACTCCGCGTCCCGGGCGTGCTCGGGCCAGCGGGCCGCGCCGGCCGAGACGGACACCCGGACCAGCTGACCCGGCAGTTCGACCGGTTGCGAAGCCACCTGCAGCAGCCGGTCGATCTGCGCGGTTGGGTCTCGGCCCGCGGCGAGCAGCAGCGCGAACTCGTCGCCGCCCACCCGCGCCACCAGATCGCCGGGGGCCAGGGCGCGCTGCATGCGCCGCGCCAGGACGCGCAGCACCTCGTCGGCGCGGTCGTGCCCGTAGGTGTCGTTGATCAGCTGGAACCGGTTGACGTCCAGGGTCAGCAGTAGGAACGGCGCGGCGTTCGGCTGCGCCCGCTGGGACAGCTGCGCGAGCAGCATCACCCGGTTGGGCAGGCCGGTCAGCGCGTCGAACAGGCGGCCCCGCTCGAGTTCCTCCAGTTGCCGCTGGATGGTCTGCTCGGCCTGCACGCGCAGCTGCTGCTCGTACTCCGCGAGCCGCTGGGCGTTGTCCACCGCGGCCTTCCTGGACAGGTTCTGCACGGTCTGGTCGCGCACCGAATCGAAGATCGCCTGCTGCACCTCGACGAGGCTCGGCACGAACTCGTTCAGCCGCTCGGCCTCGGAGAAGCGCGGGTCGCGCACGATGAATTTCAGCAGGATCAGCGTTTCGCTCAGGCGGTGGTTCTGGCGGGCCTGCGCGAGGACGCTCACGAGATCGGCCCGCTCGATGCTGGCACTGGACTCGGTGACCTGCAGCACCTCGATCAGCGCTTCGAGTTCCAGCGTGAAGTTCCCCTGCGTGCGCGCGCGGCCCGCCACGGCCAGCGCGGCGTCCCGCGCGGCGTCCACCTGCCCCAGCGCGCGGTAGATCCGCGCGGGGGCCAGGGTGCCGAGCAGCGCGTCAGGGCGCTGCACCCGCGTCAGGAAGCGGCTGAAGTCCTCGGCGACGCCTGGCGCCGCCTGCGGCAGCTGCGCCAGCGCCTCGTAGTAGTTCAGGCCGAAACTGGGCTCCAGGTTGGCCAGACCGGCCGAGACGCACTTGGCCAGGCCGTAGTTGTAGGCGCGCGCGGCCGCCTCGTAATCCCCGAGCTGCTCGAGGATCAGGCCGTCGATGTTCAGCAGGTACAGTTCCAGCTGCACGTCCTGCTCGGCGGGCGGCAGCGCGCCGTAGATGGCGGAGGCCCTCTCGTGGTGCTCGCGGGCCTCGCTGAGTTTCTGCTGGCTGATCGCCAGGTTCGCGAGGTTGCACCGGATCTTGATCTCACCGATGGTGTCGCCGATCTCCGCCTTGATCTGCTGCGCGGCCCGCAGCGCGTCGATGGCGGCGGCGCTGTCGAACGTGGCGTAATCCACGTAGGACTGCAGCAGCAGACTGTCGGAGTAGATCGCCAGGTTGCCGCGCACGGCGGCCGCTTCCAGCGCCTGTTTCACGGCGATCTCCGCGCGGCTCAGGTCGCTGTGCAATCGGTGATAGAGGGCCGTGGCGTAGTAGACGTACTCCTCGGGGTGGTCCTGGAAGGGGAACGCCTCGAGGCACTGGGCGGCCTGACGTGCAGGCTGCGTGCGGACGCAGTCGAGCAGGCCAGGCCAGTCTGACGTTGGAGCTCCGGACACGGATCAGTCCAGCAGGTTATGCAGGTCCAGGCTCTTCCAGTCGGAGTGAGCCGGGGTGATCGCCGTGCCGAGCGAGAACAGCCGCGCGTAGTGGTTGGCGGGGGTGCCGGACTCGGACAGCTGCATGGCGAGCGCCGCCGCGGCGATCGGGGTGCTGAACGACGTGCCGGACCAGCTGGCTTCCCGCCCGGCCGGGTACAGCGAGCGGAGACCCTCACCGGGCGCGAAGAGCATCCGGGGACCGGTGGCGCTGAAGCTGCTGGGCTGGCCCTGGGCGGTCACGCTGCCGACCGCGACGCCGCTGCCGGTCGCCGCGAGGTATGCGGCGGGGTAGTCGAGCTGGGCCGCTCCGGAGTTCCCGGCGGCCGCGGCGATCTCGACGCCTCTGGACTGCGCGTAGTCCAGCGCGCTGCGCAGCGCGGGCGAGTCGGTGTCGGTGCCGACGCTGAGGTTCAGGACGTCCGCGCCGTGATCGGCGGCCCAGATGATGCCCTGCACGAGGTCCAGCACGTAGCCGCTGCCGTCCTCGGCGAGCACCTGCACGGGCAGGATGCGGCTCTTGGGCGCGACCTGCAGGGCCACGCCGGCCACGGCGGTGGCGTGCCCGTAGGCGGCGCCGGTGCCGGACGCGCCGGTCACGGTGGGGCTCGCGTCATCGGAGGCGAAGTCGTACCAGTTGTTGCTGTTCACGAGGGATTCGCTCAGCGCGGGGTGCGCGGTGTCCATCGGGCCGTCGATGACGGCGATGACGGGGTCACCGTGGTAGCGGCTGCTGAGCTGCGCGTCCCTGACGCCGATCGCCAGGAATTCCTGGGAGTTCTGCGGGAATACCGTGAAGCGGTTGCCATCCCAGCCGTTGCCGATGTGCTCGCCGAAGTTGCGCAGGGAGGTGGCCCAGATCTTGTCGCCGCTGGCCCATGCCGTGATGCCCGTCGCCCAGATCTTGTCGCCGCTGGCGTGCGTCTCGCTGTCCGGCACGCTGACGCGCCGCTCGTTGCGCTCGGCCTTCAGACCGGACGCGGCGAGCGGCGCGGCGGTCGGGTTGCCGATCACCGCGAAGGTGGCGGTGCGCGCCTCGACGGTCCCGCCGTACCGGCGGGCGAGGTCCGCGTCGGTCGTGGTCGGGGTCACGGGTACCGTCACGAGCGTGGCGGGACGCGCGGCCGACGGGGCGGGCACGGGGCTGGTGGAGCAGGCGGAGAGAAGACTGAGGGTCAGGGCGGCGCAGGTGAGGGATCTCCGCATGTTGAATAGCTCCTTGGTTCGTGGTGCGCTTGAGTGTACACCGCTCAGCAGATGTTCATGAAAACGTTACAGAAGAGGTCCGGACCGGAACACGCTGGGCGTCGCCCACAGGATACCGGACGCGATCTAACACGTCTCTCACTGTTCATCATGATCAAGATCGGGCTGTCCGGCTGTGGGAAACACCACGGACGGACCCGCCAGGCGGGCTGCGGCCACGGCATGATCCCTGAAGGCCACGCTCATGCCCGGCAGGGCCAGCGCCAGCGCCGACTCGAACCGCGCACTGACCCGCAGCGCCCCGCCGGACACCACTGTGGGCCGCGGCGCAGGCAGCCGTGCCTGCACGGTGCGCGCCAGCGCCGCCAGAGCGTGCGCCGCGTCGCGCAGCATCGCCTGCGCGGCCGCGTCGCCCCGGTCGGCCGCGCGGCCCACGGCGGGCGCCAGGGTGGCGACCGCCGCCGCGCCGGGCGCGTGATACGCCAGGTGCCGCAGGGTGTCCCAGTCGAGGCCACCGGCGACGCCGCGGACCTCTTCGGCCAGCGGACCCTGCGGGTCGCGGCCCTGGTCGAGCTGCCCGGTCACCCAGCGCAGCGCCGCGCGGCCCAGCGCGTACCCGGCGCCGTCGTCGTCGATGTGGTAGCCGTGCCCGCCCGCACGCAGCAGCGTGCCGTCCGCCGCGAGATGACACGCCAGACTGCCGGTCCCCGCGTAGACCAGCACGCCCTCACCGGGCCGGAAGTGCGCCCGGTAGGCCAGCACCAGATCACTCTCGAGCCGGACCCGCTCCGGGTGGAGCCCCAGCGCCGCCGCGAGGCGAGCGTGCAGGTCAGCCGCGTCGGGCCGGCCGGGACCGAAGCCGGGCAGGCCGGCGTGCACCCAGTCCGGCCGGGCGGGCAGCGCGCCGGTCAGCGCGGCGAGGCTCGCCTGCCCGCCCGGCGTGCCGAGCAGCGCGGCCGTCAGGGGCGGCGCGAAGCCGTGGGCGAGGGTCGTCTCGCCGCGCAGCAGGTGCCACTTGCTGCGGCTGCCGCCCAGATCGAGGCCCAGTCGAAGGGGAGTCACCGGGCCATTCTGGCACCCGGTCGCCGCCTCAGCGGTTGGTCAGGCCGTGACGCAGCACCTCGGACAGCTGACGGGTGGTGTGCCCCTGCAACTCCTCGAGTTCAGCGGCCGCGGCGCGCAGCAGCGCGCGGTGACTCTCGGCGTTGCGGGCCTCGGCGCCGGTGGCCGAGTGCACGGTGGCCTGAACCGTGAAGTGCGCGTCCGGCAGCAGGTTGAGGTTGCTGCGCGCGCCGGCGTGCCGCGCGCCGAGCAGCGCGCCCAGCATGCCGACCTCCTCGCTGCGGCGCATCAGTTCACGCTGGAAGGTGCGGTCCTTGATGCCGGTGATGACGTCCCACGCGGCGTCGGACAGGGCCGCCTCGGCGCTGGCGGGGCGGGCGGCCTCCACGAACAGGGTCTCGCCCTGACGCCACGTGCGGTGCAGCATCTCGCCGCGGCCCGGCGTCCAGAGCGTCTCGAAGTCGCGGGCGTCCTCGATGAGGACCTTCAGGCGCGCGGCGGGCGCGTCGCCGGGAACGCGGGGGCCGTCGGGCAGCGCGCCCCACAGGCTCAGGCCGCGCTCGTCGGTGGCGCGCATGTCCTCGTACGCCTGGGCGAGCGCGGCGACGCCGTCACTGAGCCGCGCGACCGGGCGGCCGTCCACGAGGAAGTCGATGTCGGTGCCGTCAGTGCGGGCGGCGTGGGCGAGGTGGTGCAGGCCCAGACCCCAGCGGCGCTGCGCAGCGCCGAGCGCCTCGGTCAGCGCCTGGTCGAGGGTGGGCGTGTCGACGCCGCTCTGGACCAGCGCGTCGATCTGGCTGTCGACGGCGGCCGTGGCCATCAGGGCGTCGAAGGCGCGGTAGGGGTTCGGGGTGGCGGAGGCGGGCTCGGATTTGGTCTTGGGTCTGGCCATGATGGTCCTATTCTGCCCTGAACAGAGCGTGGGGTGTGTTCCCCGCACACCATAGCGTGCCCACCCGGCCCGGTGGCCCGCCCCAGTCCAGCCGCGCTACGGCCCGGACGGAACGGAGGTCGGGCCAGGGCAGCGCGGCGGACGCGGGGCCGCAGGCGGGCGCGCTATGGTTTTCAGCAGATGACGAACGACCGTGCCCCTGCGGACGCCTGGCTGGAGTTGACGCTGGCCCTGACGCAGACCCAGAGCCTTCACGAGGTGCAGGCCCTGCTCGCCGGTCCACTGGCCCGCCACGCCGGTCTCGACGCGGCGCTCGTCCTCGGCACGACACCGGACGGCGTGCCCCTGCCCGGCCCGGACGGACAACCCGCGACCCTGCACCTGGGGCGGACGCCGGCGCGCGAGGCGCAGGCGCTCACGCGGCTGCTCAGCTGGCACCTCACGGCCCTGAGCGGCGCGGACGACACGCTGCGCGCCTTCCTGCAGGTCACCGAGCGGCTCGGCTCGGAGATCGAGTTCGGGGCGCTGAACCTCCTGATGGACCAGGTGCTGCGCGAGCTGCTGCCCGGCCTGACCGTCAGCGTGCTGGAACGTGCCGAGCGCAGCTGGACCATCCGCTTCATCTCCGACGTGGCGACCACGGCGCTGCGGGTCCCGCAACCCGACGGGCTGGCGGCCGAGGTGCCGCTGCTGCGGCAGGCCGAACGCAGCCGCGGGCCGGTGTTCGTGGAGGACTGGAACGCGCAGGAGCAGCTCGTTCCAGCCAGCGACGCCTACCGGATCGCGGCCGCGCAGGCGTTCGACCTGCCCGAGTGGCCCCGGACGGTCCTCACGGCGGGCTGCACCGCGCGCCGCCACTGGTCCGCGCAGGACCGGGCGCTGTTCAGCGGCGCGGCGCGCGCCTACGGGCACGCGCTCGACCGGGTGGCCAGCGCGCAGCAGCTGGCCCTGGAGCGCGCCACGCTGCGCGCCCTGGTCGAATTCAAGGAGCGGGCCGCGCACTCCATGAACGTGGGCGACCTGGCCGGGCAGGCCGCGCAGGTGCTGCGCGACATGCTCGACCGCCTGACCGTCGGGTACCTCGTGCCCGACGGGACCCGCTGGCGGGCCGAGGTGCTGCAGGGCGACCTGCCTGATCGCCTGGCGCAGCAGCTGCGGGCCGGGGTGCCCATGCAGGACGCCGACACCCGCGAGGCGCTGCAGGGCGGTCACGCGATGTTCCTGCCGCTGCAGTCGGCGGCGCTGGAGCACGTGCCGGGCATGGACGCCTTCGGGGCAGTCGCGCTGCACCCCATGCTGGTCAACGGGCAGCTGACCGGGCTGCTGGCCATGGCCACCAACCGCGCGCCGGACTGGACCGAACGGGAACGCAGCGTGTTCCGCACGGTCGGGCGGAGTCTGGCGCAGGCGGTGGAACGCGAGGCGCGCGAGCGGCGGCTGGCGCGCCAGCACGCGGAACTGCAGGCGCAGGCGCGCTCGCTGCAGGCGTTCGCGCAACTCAGCGCGGACCTGGGCGTACAGGAGGACCGCTACGCCCTGATCCGCCGCGCGCAGGAGGTGGCGCTCAGCCTGCTGCCGGCCGGATTCGCCGTGTACTACGAACCCGACGGCGAGCTCTGGCGGCTGCGCTCGCAGGTGGGCAGCCTGCGCGACGACCTGCTCCAGCAGCAGGTGGACCGCGGGCTGCCGCTCGACAGCGCGCGCAACCTCACGACGCCCTGGCAGAGCGGCGCGCCGTACTACCAGGACCAGTACGATCCGGACACCGATCACCTCGCGCGGGCCGGCGCGGTCGTGGGCGCGTCGGCGACGGTCCCAGTGCGTCAGGGCGGGGTGCCCGTGGGGGTGTTCGCGATCGGGCAGTACGAGCCGCACGTGTGGACCCCGGCCGACCGCGCGCTGATCGAGGGCGTCACGCGCAGCCTGCAATTGGCGCTGGACCGCGCCGCGAGCCTGGCAGAGCTGCGCCGCACGTCGCAGGACACCGCGCGCAGCAACGCGGCGCTGCAGGCCGCCAACGAGGAACTCGAGGCGTTCGCGTACTCGGTCAGTCACGACCTGCGCGCGCCGGTGCGGCACATTTCCGGGTTCACGGACCTGCTGCGCAAATCGCTGGGGGACCTGTCGGGAACGCCGAAAGCCGAGCGGTACCTGACCATCATCACCGAGTCCGCCGGGCAGATGAACGCGCTGATCGACGCGATGCTGGCCCTCTCGCGCGTCACGCGGCAGGAACTGCACCTGCGGGACGTGGACCTCAACGAGGTCGTGGCCGGCGTGCAGGCCACCCTGGGGCCTGAACTGGCCGGGCGGGACGTGACGTTCCGCGTGGCGGAGCTGCCCACTGTGCAGGTGGACGCGGCGCTGATCCGTCAGGTGATGACCAACCTGCTGTCCAACGCCGTCAAGTACACCGAGCGGCAACCGGACGCGCTGATCGAGGTGTGGGCGCAGGGCACGCCGGACGAGTGGCAGGTGTTCGTGCGGGACAACGGCGTGGGGTTCGACCCGGCGTACGCGCACAAGCTGTTCGGGGTGTTCCAGCGCCTGCACCGCGCCGAGGAGTTCGGCGGGACCGGCGTGGGGCTGGCCAACGTGCGGCGCATCATCCAGCGGCACGGGGGGACCATTCAGGCGGAAGGTCGCCCCGGGGCGGGAGCGACCTTCTGGTTCTCGTTACCCCGCACGTCCTGACGCGCCGGGGCGACCTTCAGCGCAGCACGTAGCCCTGTGCGAGGTCGGTGTACGCGAGGACCTGACTGTCCTGCCACGCCTGGTCGCGGCCGAGTTCCTCCGCGAGGATCGCGGCGACGCGGGGGGCGGCCTCGATGCTCGCCCGGGCGTTCAGGAGCAGGGCGCGCAGGCGGCGCGAGAGGACGTCCTCGGCGGTGCGGGCCTGTTCGCTGCGGGCCGCCCAGCGGACCTCGGCCTCGGTGTAGGGCAGCTGCGGGTGCAGGGGTACGTTCGCGCCGGGCAGCGCCTGGACGCGTTCGGCGTCGGTGCCGTACACCTTCCAGTGGTCCGGCATGTCCTGGGTGGTCGCGCCGTGCAGTTTCAGACCCGCCGTGAGGCTCAGCCGCTCGGGGAGTCCGGCCTGCGCGGCGGCGCGGTTGACGGTGTCCTCGCCCATGCGGCGGTAGGTGGTCCACTTGCCGCCGGTCAGGGTGATCAGCCCGCCGTCGCTGATGCGGATGACGTGATCGCGCGAGAGGCTCTTGGTATCGGTCCCCTCGGCGGCCTTCACCAGGGGGCGCAGGCCGGCGTACACGCTGCGGACGTCCGCGCGGGTGGGGGCGGGGTCCATGTACTGCGCGGCGGTGCGCAGGATGAACTCGACCTCCTCGGGCAGCGCGCGGGGTTCCGGGCTGGTGTCCGGGACGGGCGTGTCGGTGGTGCCGATCACGACGTGGTCGTGCCAGGGCACGGCGAACAGCACGCGGCCGTCGTCGGTGCGCGGCACCATGATGGCGCTGTCGCCGGGCAGGAAGTGGCGGTCCACGACGACGTGCACGCCCTGGCTGGGGGACAGCATGGGTTTCACGGTGGGGTTCTCCATGCGGCGCACGTCGTCGACGAACACGCCGGTGGCGTTCACGACGGCCCTGGCGCGGACCTCGTGCACCTGTCCGGTCTCGTCGTCGCGGAAGCGGGCGCCGACCACGCGGCCCCCGTCCCTGATCAGGTCCACGACGGGCGCGTGGTTCAGGGCGACGCCGCCGTGGTTTTCCAGGGTGCGCAGCAGGGTCACGGCCAGGCGCGCGTCGTCGAACTGCCCGTCGAAGTAGAGGATGCCGCCCTTCAGGGCGTCCTTTTTCAGGGTGGGGGTGCGGGTCAGGGCCTGGGTTTTATTCACGTAGCGGCTGGCCTGCAGGTTGAGTTTCCCGGCGAGCAGGTCGTACATCTTCAGCCCGATGCCGTAGAAGGGCGCGGCCCACCACTTGTACGCGGCGATCAGGAAGCCCAGGTCGCGCACGAGGTGCGGGGCGTTCTGCTTCATGAGGCCGCGTTCGTGCAGCGCCTCGCGCACCAGCGAGACGTTCCCCTGCGCGAGGTACCTCACGCCGCCGTGCACGAGTTTCGTCGAGCGACTGCTGGTGCCCTTGGCGTAGTCGTGCGCTTCGAGGAGCAGGGTGCGGTAGCCGCGCGTGGCGGCCTCCAGCGCGGTGCCCAGCCCGGAGGCGCCGCCGCCGATCACCAGGAGGTCCCAGGTGTCGGGAGTGGTGGCGGCGCTCAGGGCGGCGTGGCGGGGGTCGGGGGTCGGGGTGGCAGGGTGCGCGTCTGGGGTCATGGGGTCAACCTTCCGGTGGGGTGAGGAGGAGCAAACAATGTATGAACGGATGTTCGCACACTTTGAACGTTTGTGCAGTGGCGTGGACTACACAGCGCCTCCGCCCGGTCCCGTTCAGCGCTCGTCCTCCCAGTCGCGGGCGCGGCTGACCGCCTTCTTCCAGCGGCGCATCAGGCGCTCCCGCTCCGCGGCGTCCATCTGCGGCTCGAATCTCTTGCCTTCCTGCCACTGCGCGGCGATCTCGTCCGCGCTGCCCCAGAAGCCCACCGCCAGCCCCGCCAGGTACGCCGCGCCCAGCGCGGTCGTCTCGGTCACCTGCGGGCGCACGACCGGCACGCCCAGGATGTCCGCCTGGAACTGCATCATCAGGTCGTTCGTGCTGGCCCCGCCGTCCACGCGCAGTTCGCGCAACGGCTGCCCCGCGTCCTTCTGCATGGCCTCCAGCAGCTCGGCCGACTGGAACGCCACGCTCTCCAGGGCGGCGCGGGCCACGTGCGCCTTCGTCGTGCCGCGCGTCAGGCCGATCAGGGTGCCGCGCGCGTACGGATCCCAGTACGGTGCGCCCAGCCCCACGAACGCCGGGACGAACATCACGCCCTCGCTGCTGCTCACCGAACGGGCCAGCGCCTCGACCTCGCTGCTGTCACGGATCAGGTTCAGGCCGTCGCGCAGCCACTGGACCACGGCGCCCGCGATAAACACGCTGCCCTCCAGCGCGTATGTGCGCTGCCCGCCCAGCTGCCACGCCACGGTGGTCAGCAGCTTGTTCTGGCTGGGGACCGCCTCGCTCCCGGTGTTCATGAGCATGAAGCAGCCGGTGCCGTAGGTGTTCTTCGCCATACCGGGCTCCAGGCACGCCTGCCCGAACGTCGCGGCCTGCTGGTCCCCGCCGATCCCCGCGATCGGGATGCGCGCCCCGAGCAGGCCCTCGGCGGTCTGCCCGTACACCTCCGAGGAGTCCCGAACCTGCGGCAGCACGCTGCGCGGCACGTTCAGGATGTTCAGCAGTTCGTCGTCCCAGTCGCCGGTGTGGATATTGAACAGCAGCGTGCGGCTGGCGTTCGTGGCGTCCGTGACGTGCAGTTCGCCGCCGGTCAGGTTGAACACCAGCCACGAGTCGATGGTGCCGAACGCCAGTTCGCCCCGCTCCGCGCGTTCGCGGGCGCCGGGGACGTGGTCGAGCAGCCACCGCACCTTCGTGCCGCTGAAGTACGCGTCGAGGACCAGTCCGGTCTTCTGCTGGAAGGTCGCCTCGTGCGCCGCGCGGATCTCGTCGCAGTACGGCGCGGTGCGGCGGTCCTGCCACACGATGGCGTGGTGGATGGGCTGCCCGGTGCGGCGGTCCCAGATCAGGGTCGTCTCGCGCTGGTTGGTGATGCCGATCGCGGCGACGTCCGAGGCGCGGATGCCCGCGCGGGTGATGGCCTCCTGCGCCACGCCGATCTGCGTGCCCCAGATCTCGTTCGCGTCGTGCTCAACGAGGCCGGGCCGGGGGAAGTGCTGCGTGAATTCCTTCTGCGCGCGGGCGCGCACCTGACCCTGGCGGTCGAAGACGATGGCGCGGCTGCTGGTGGTGCCCTGATCCAGGGCGAGGATGAACTGCTCGGGCATGCGGGGAACCTCTGTGGGGGAGAGCGGGGGTGGGGCGGTCCCGCCCATCATTGCCCCGGGGCTGAACAGCCGTCAACACTCCATGAACAGATGTTCAGAGTCCGGGGTGTGGGGTATGCTCAGGCCCGTGACGACCGACCCCACCCCGGACGACACCGCCGCGCAGGCCGTGCAGGTCGCCCGCCTCTACTACCACCAGGGGCTGACCACCGACGCCATCGCCCGCGAACTCGGCCTGTCGCGGCCCAAGGTCAGCCGCCTGCTGACCCTGGCGCGCCGCACCGGCCTCGTCGAGATCCGCATCCACGACCCGCAGGCCCAGCCGCAGAGCCTCGAGGCGCAGCTGCGGGCGCGCTACCCCTTCCTGACCCCGCAGGTCGTCAGCGTCCCCCCCGGCAGCCCCGAGGGCGCCTGGCTCGACCGGGTCGCGGTGGCCGCCGCGCGGCACCTCGGGCAGATCCTGCGCCCCGGACAGACCGTCGGCCTCGCCTGGGGCACCACCGTCGACGCCGTCTCCCGCGCGCTGACGCCCCGTCCCATCGAGGGCCTGCAGGTCGTGCAGCTCAACGGCAGCGCCAACGCCCTAGACTTCATGAGCGGCTTCGTGACCGACACCATCACCCGCTTCGCCGCGAACTACGGCGCGCGCGCCCACCTCTTCCCGGTCCCGACCTTCTTCGACGACCCCGCCACCCGCGCCGCCATGTGGCGCGAACGCAGCGTCCGCCACGTGCTGGAGTTGCAGGAACGGGCGGACGTGCTGCTGTACTCGGTCGGCGCGGCCAGCGCGCAGGTGCCCAGCCACGTGTACGCCGCCGGGTACCTCGACGAGACGGACCTCGCCGCGCTGCGCGCCCAGGGCGTCGCCGGGGACATCGCCACCGTGTTCTTCCGCGAGGACGGCAGCTTCGCCGGGCTGCCCATCAACGCCCGCAGCAGCGGCCCCGACCTGGCGCTGACCCGCCGCGCGCAGCACGCCATCTGCGTCGCCAGCGGCCTCGGCAAGGTCGACGCGCTGCGTGCCGCGCTGGCCGGGGAACTCATGACCACCCTGATCGTCGACGAGACCACCGCCCGCAGCCTCCTGACCGCGCCGTGAACCTTCCTGGACACGGCCGCAGATGTCCAGCAGAGCCTGGGGTCGGCAGCAGCCGCGTCCACTGCCGCCTTTCTCCGGTGCTCACTCCGCTCGATCCAGTGGTCGTGAGGGAAACCCTCACCCCCTCTGAACTCTGCTGTCAGTACTCGATGCCGGTCTGCCCGCCGATCCCCTGGTCGTAGGCGTGCTTGACGGGGTTGACCTCACTCACCGTGTCGGCCAGCGCCACCAGTTCCGGCAGCGCGTCCCGGCCGGTGATCACCACGTGCAGCCGGGAATCCCGGGCGCGCAGGGTGGCGTCCACGTCCGCCCACGGCACCCAGCCGTACTTCAGGGGGTACGTGAACTCGTCCAGGACGATCAGGTCGTCCTCACCGGCCA from Deinococcus sedimenti includes these protein-coding regions:
- the glpK gene encoding glycerol kinase GlpK, with amino-acid sequence MPEQFILALDQGTTSSRAIVFDRQGQVRARAQKEFTQHFPRPGLVEHDANEIWGTQIGVAQEAITRAGIRASDVAAIGITNQRETTLIWDRRTGQPIHHAIVWQDRRTAPYCDEIRAAHEATFQQKTGLVLDAYFSGTKVRWLLDHVPGARERAERGELAFGTIDSWLVFNLTGGELHVTDATNASRTLLFNIHTGDWDDELLNILNVPRSVLPQVRDSSEVYGQTAEGLLGARIPIAGIGGDQQAATFGQACLEPGMAKNTYGTGCFMLMNTGSEAVPSQNKLLTTVAWQLGGQRTYALEGSVFIAGAVVQWLRDGLNLIRDSSEVEALARSVSSSEGVMFVPAFVGLGAPYWDPYARGTLIGLTRGTTKAHVARAALESVAFQSAELLEAMQKDAGQPLRELRVDGGASTNDLMMQFQADILGVPVVRPQVTETTALGAAYLAGLAVGFWGSADEIAAQWQEGKRFEPQMDAAERERLMRRWKKAVSRARDWEDER
- a CDS encoding glycerol-3-phosphate dehydrogenase/oxidase, which codes for MTPDAHPATPTPDPRHAALSAATTPDTWDLLVIGGGASGLGTALEAATRGYRTLLLEAHDYAKGTSSRSTKLVHGGVRYLAQGNVSLVREALHERGLMKQNAPHLVRDLGFLIAAYKWWAAPFYGIGLKMYDLLAGKLNLQASRYVNKTQALTRTPTLKKDALKGGILYFDGQFDDARLAVTLLRTLENHGGVALNHAPVVDLIRDGGRVVGARFRDDETGQVHEVRARAVVNATGVFVDDVRRMENPTVKPMLSPSQGVHVVVDRHFLPGDSAIMVPRTDDGRVLFAVPWHDHVVIGTTDTPVPDTSPEPRALPEEVEFILRTAAQYMDPAPTRADVRSVYAGLRPLVKAAEGTDTKSLSRDHVIRISDGGLITLTGGKWTTYRRMGEDTVNRAAAQAGLPERLSLTAGLKLHGATTQDMPDHWKVYGTDAERVQALPGANVPLHPQLPYTEAEVRWAARSEQARTAEDVLSRRLRALLLNARASIEAAPRVAAILAEELGRDQAWQDSQVLAYTDLAQGYVLR
- a CDS encoding sensor histidine kinase, with protein sequence MTNDRAPADAWLELTLALTQTQSLHEVQALLAGPLARHAGLDAALVLGTTPDGVPLPGPDGQPATLHLGRTPAREAQALTRLLSWHLTALSGADDTLRAFLQVTERLGSEIEFGALNLLMDQVLRELLPGLTVSVLERAERSWTIRFISDVATTALRVPQPDGLAAEVPLLRQAERSRGPVFVEDWNAQEQLVPASDAYRIAAAQAFDLPEWPRTVLTAGCTARRHWSAQDRALFSGAARAYGHALDRVASAQQLALERATLRALVEFKERAAHSMNVGDLAGQAAQVLRDMLDRLTVGYLVPDGTRWRAEVLQGDLPDRLAQQLRAGVPMQDADTREALQGGHAMFLPLQSAALEHVPGMDAFGAVALHPMLVNGQLTGLLAMATNRAPDWTERERSVFRTVGRSLAQAVEREARERRLARQHAELQAQARSLQAFAQLSADLGVQEDRYALIRRAQEVALSLLPAGFAVYYEPDGELWRLRSQVGSLRDDLLQQQVDRGLPLDSARNLTTPWQSGAPYYQDQYDPDTDHLARAGAVVGASATVPVRQGGVPVGVFAIGQYEPHVWTPADRALIEGVTRSLQLALDRAASLAELRRTSQDTARSNAALQAANEELEAFAYSVSHDLRAPVRHISGFTDLLRKSLGDLSGTPKAERYLTIITESAGQMNALIDAMLALSRVTRQELHLRDVDLNEVVAGVQATLGPELAGRDVTFRVAELPTVQVDAALIRQVMTNLLSNAVKYTERQPDALIEVWAQGTPDEWQVFVRDNGVGFDPAYAHKLFGVFQRLHRAEEFGGTGVGLANVRRIIQRHGGTIQAEGRPGAGATFWFSLPRTS
- a CDS encoding sugar-binding transcriptional regulator encodes the protein MLRPVTTDPTPDDTAAQAVQVARLYYHQGLTTDAIARELGLSRPKVSRLLTLARRTGLVEIRIHDPQAQPQSLEAQLRARYPFLTPQVVSVPPGSPEGAWLDRVAVAAARHLGQILRPGQTVGLAWGTTVDAVSRALTPRPIEGLQVVQLNGSANALDFMSGFVTDTITRFAANYGARAHLFPVPTFFDDPATRAAMWRERSVRHVLELQERADVLLYSVGAASAQVPSHVYAAGYLDETDLAALRAQGVAGDIATVFFREDGSFAGLPINARSSGPDLALTRRAQHAICVASGLGKVDALRAALAGELMTTLIVDETTARSLLTAP